Proteins encoded by one window of Vitis vinifera cultivar Pinot Noir 40024 chromosome 10, ASM3070453v1:
- the GRIP68 gene encoding ripening-related protein-like, with product MATVEVASVTTALPENEKTEELNKVEEGAVKEVEAPPAAPEPVTEETKEEAPVEEAAAPEAEAKAEAPVEVEVETKEVVEEAAVEEAEAEKTEGETPAVEAEAAVEKAKEETTEEAAAAPAEEAAAKEEEEAKPAEAAEEASTEVPVEKIEE from the exons ATGGCCACTGTTGAG GTTGCATCAGTCACCACAGCATTGCCGGAGAATGAAAAAACCGAGGAATTGAACAAGGTGGAAGAGGGAGCCGTAAAAGAGGTAGAGGCTCCACCGGCTGCTCCAGAGCCAGTTACTGAAGAAACAAAGGAAGAGGCTCCAGTGGAGGAGGCAGCGGCACCTGAAGCTGAAGCCAAAGCTGAAGCTCCTGTTGAAGTTGAAGTTGAGACAAAGGAGGTTGTAGAGGAAGCCGCGGTTGAGGAGGCAGAAGCAGAGAAAACCGAAGGAGAGACTCCAGCAGTGGAGGCAGAAGCCGCTGTTGAGAAGGCCAAAGAAGAGACTACTGAGGAGGCAGCTGCAGCCCCAGCAGAGGAAGCTGCcgccaaggaagaagaagaagccaaACCAGCTGAAGCAGCAGAGGAAGCCAGCACAGAGGTTCCTGTCGAGAAGATTGAGGAATAG